The Henckelia pumila isolate YLH828 chromosome 2, ASM3356847v2, whole genome shotgun sequence genome includes a window with the following:
- the LOC140881482 gene encoding LOB domain-containing protein 12: MRSKMGGGPCASCKLLRRRCSKDCIFAPYFPSDDPHKFAMVHKVFGASNVSKMLQEVPVQQRADAVSSLVYEANARVRDPVYGCVGAISYLQGEVSRLQMQLAVAEAEILMCIDQMQHNREQPEPPPPRSDFQDKSLLLASSDFQNCHSFASTTTSINYHVMQDPLKRESIWY, translated from the exons ATGAGATCTAAAATGGGAGGAGGACCCTGTGCTTCCTGCAAACTGCTGCGACGCCGGTGCTCGAAAGACTGCATCTTTGCCCCTTACTTCCCCTCCGATGATCCTCACAAGTTTGCTATGGTTCACAAGGTTTTTGGTGCCAGCAATGTTAGCAAGATGTTGCAG GAGGTTCCGGTTCAGCAGCGGGCAGATGCAGTGAGCAGCTTGGTATACGAGGCGAATGCGAGGGTGCGGGATCCGGTATACGGGTGCGTAGGAGCAATATCATACTTGCAAGGTGAAGTATCGAGGCTGCAGATGCAGTTAGCTGTGGCTGAAGCTGAGATTCTGATGTGCATTGATCAGATGCAACATAATCGAGAGCAACCCGAGCCGCCGCCGCCTCGATCAGATTTTCAAGACAAATCTCTTCTCTTAGCTTCTTCTGACTTTCAAAACTGCCATAGCTTTGCTAGTACTACTACTTCGATTAATTACCATGTCATGCAAGACCCCCTCAAGAGAGAGTCCATTTGGTATTGA